Genomic window (Magnolia sinica isolate HGM2019 chromosome 10, MsV1, whole genome shotgun sequence):
tccacttgagattgggatatacttcatttttggtctcatatcctaaaatgatctaaaaaaatagatggacagcatggatgaaacacatacatcatggtggggcccacagatcatcgaccatcagccattggttggtggcagggtagtagccaatccgtttccgcgtttggaacttaggtggggccacgtGACGAATTGCTATTTAGAACAAAACTGCTCTTAGGGCTCAAACACTCCTTgggagggtgcatccaaacaagcccttggaATCTAGTAGCTCCCTAAAAAGGTGGGGCCGTGACACAAAAGTAGGAGGATACTTGACTCTTAAAGTAGAAACTGGGCCCGAAACTTTCAAAATCTGTCAGCACCCAACTAAAAGAGATAAAAGACTTCACTGGAAAAGTAGAATTAAGGCTTAAACCTATCCAGTCCAGGGTTCCACTAGGAATCTTGAAAAGTAAAATCAGGGCCCAAACCTATCCATCAGAGCCATGGCCACTCCCAGAAATCTCACAGCACCCAATAACAaaatgggccacttgagtttacAAAAGAACGAAAGAGACTATTTTATACGCAGAAGACAAGTCCAAAACCATCCGGTCCCTCCCTAATCTCGCGGCTCGCTTCTAACCTATGATCACGAGAATCACATGTGACTTTAAGCTCTATGAGGGTAGCTGTGACGTCAGTTTTACTCCATTCCTTGTGCCAGCCCATGCTAGGAGGTGATGTTAAAATTGATGAAGATTCAGAGCCACAGCACAGTAGGAATAGAAATGCCCACCTGGAAACTTTCCAATGACCCgccttatgtttatatgccatctaaaaccattaATATGTTGATTCCTatgcagatgaagggaaacactaatatcagactgatctgaaacttctgtgtgacccaattgagatttgaatatgccttatttttgaaatgacgtcctaaaatgatcaaaTGTAATGGATAAACGAagtagatataacacagacatcagtgGGCCTCATAAAGCTTAGGATAAGGGTAGATTCCTGTAATTAGACTAATTACAGGCAATTTGCATTTGAAACCACTTTCCTGTGCCCCAATATACAGGGAGCTCCCTATGCAGAAGCTCTGTCCATCAATTTCACTGGGATCACGTTAGGCCATGATCCCAATCAtgatgagacagatccaaaactcaagtgggccacatagtaggaaatctgatggacggaatggatgtcacaCATAGATTGTGGCAGACCACATATAACTACCACCTACTGGAACATCTTCTATGAAGGGGCACAGCCAATTCACATccactcaactcccaagttcagAGCAGCCAAGAACTACAAGGGATTGAATACCACCGTTGAAAACTAGGCTGGTATTCATATTTTCCATTCATGCATATGCAAGGTATCAATGATCGGAGCTTCCATCTTCCACTATTTCTACCCATATCCATGGTAAGTTTGTAACAGACCATAAGCAACAACAGCCATGGCCATACATAAATCTCTCTTCCtcgcttttctcctctttttcctaccctttctttcttcttcccatGCAACAATATCATCTGCAACAGCAGGACTGCCAGAAGCAGAGGCTCTCCTGAAATGGAAAGCCAGCCTCTCACCAGCACAAGTTCTCCACTCATGGTCACTTCCTGCTACTAATGCCAGCACCAACACCGTATCTCCATGCAAATGGACTGGGATCTCATGCAACAGCCTTGGAAGTGTAACAGAGATAAGCCTACCAAGTGCAGGCTTGCAAGGTAAGCTCGACAACTTGAGCTTCCCCTCATTTCCAAACCTCATTCATCTCAATCTCAGTGGCAATACTCTCACTGGTACCATCCCAGCTCATATTGGCGCCCTTCATGAACTCAAATCGCTCAATCTGTCTGCAAATAGTATAAGTGGATCAATACCCCTAGATATAGGGaatcttgtgaatttgaatgagCTAGACTTGTCCATTAACCACCTAGATgcttctatcccttccactttagggaacttgtCAAATCTTTCCATCTTGTACCTGCACCAAAATCGAATCTCTGGCTCCATTCCTCCACAAATTGGGAATCTAAAAGATCTGGTTCAGTTGTCATTGTTCCAGAACAATCTGACTGGTCCAATTCctcctgctttgggtaatttgagaaaccttacactgTTGCTCCTctacagcaatcaaatttctggttcaattcctccacaatttgggaatttaatgaatctcaACAGGCTTGTTCTGTCAGATAAcattctaacaggttctatcccttccactttaggcaACTTGTCAAAGCTTTCCATCTTGTACCTGCACCAAAATCGAATCTCTGGCTCCATTCCTCCACAAATTGGGAATCTAAAAGATCTGGTTGAGTTGTCATTGTTCCAGAACAATCTGACCGGTCCAATTCctcctgctttgggtaatttgagaaaccttacaggGTTGCTCCTCTAccgcaatcaaatttctggttcaattcctccacAATTTGGGAATTTGATGAATCTCAAAATTCTTGATCTGTCCATTAACagtctaacaggttctatcccttccactttagggaacttgacaAAGCTGACACTCCTCTACCTctctcaaaatcaaatttctggttctattCCTCCAGAACTTGGGAATTTAATGAGTCTCAATGAGGTATCATTGTACcaaaacaatctgactggtctgatccctcctgctttgggtaatttgagaaaccttacactgTTGTTCCTctacagcaatcaaatttctggttcaattcctccacaatttgggaatttaatgaatctcGACAAGCTTGATCTATCCAATAATggtctaacaggttctatcccttccactttagggaacttgacaAAGCTGACACTCCTCTCCCTCTTTcgaaatcaaatttctggttcaattccccTACAATTTGAGAATTTAATGAATCTCCACGGTCTTGATCTGTCCATTAACCTTTTAACAGGTTATATTCCTTCTACTTTAGGAAACTTGACCAAGCTTACTGAGTTGTCCCTTATTGACTGTCAATTATCTGGTTCGTTGCCTCAAGAAatgacaaacatgacaaatcTTTCTAAACTCTACTTGAGTGGCAACAGCCTCTCTGGCTATTTACCTCAGTTATGCCAGGGCGGATCTCTTCAATTCTTCAGTGCTGTTGGCAACCATTTCACTGGTGAGATCCCAAAAAGCATCAGAAATTGCACTAGCTTAATAAGAGTGCGACTTAATGGAAATCGACTTGCTGCAAATGTATCGGAAGTCTTTGGTGTATACCCGCATCTCATATTCATGGACATCAGTGACAACATGTTGTTTGGTGAACTCTCACCAAATTGGGGAGAATGCCGAAATTTGACAAAGCTACAATTATCCGGGAACATGATCACAGGTAGAATTCCTCCTGAGATAGGGCAGTTGACGCAGCTAAGTGTGCTTGGTCTTTCTTCAAACCAGTTGGTAGGCGAGATTCCAAAGGAATTTGAGAGGCTGACTTCTTTGTTCAACTTAACTTTAAATGAAAACCAGTTTTCTGGTCAGATACCCCAAGAGATTGGAAAACTATCTAATTTGGAGGTTCTTGACTTGTCAATGAATCACCTAAGTGGTCCAATACCACCTCAATTAGGTGATTGCTTCAAACTCCAATATCTGAAATTGAGCGAAAATATTTTAAATGGAAGCATTCCTTTTCAGATCGGTAACCTAGTATACTTACAGGGTTTACTAGATctaagtcataactccctcaatggACAGATATCACCACAACTCACAAAATTGATTCGGCTGGAAAAGTTAAACCTCTCCCACAACATGCTGTCAAACTCCATTCCATCTTCTTTTGAAGGGATGTTCAGCTTGcaatccattgatttttcatTCAATGCTTTGGAAGGTCCTCTTCCCAACAGCAAAAGCTTTCAGAAGGCTCCTGCAAAGGCATTCATAAATAATAAAGGCTTATGTGGTGAAGTGCAAGGTTTGCGACCTTGCAATGCCTCTTCAATCAGTCATGGTGATGCGATGAAAGGTCATAGAGTTGTGATCCTCATTATTCTTCCTGTCTCAGTGgccttgtttcttttatttgtaaTCATTGGCATTTCTTCCATTTATtaccaaagaagaagaaatataaagaaaGGGGTTCTTGAGAGGAGCAGCGGAaatccattttcaatatggaattatgatgggaTTGCTGTATTCGAAGACATCGTGGAGGCAACAGAGGGTTTTGATGACAAATACTGCATTGGAATTGGAGGGTATGGAAAAGTTTACAAAGCAAATCTACCAGTGGGTCAGGTagtagctgtgaagaaacttCACCCACTCGAAGGAGGGGATCAATCtgatcaaagaagttttagaaatgagatacaagcaTTAACCGAAATCCGCCATCGCAACATAGTGAAGCTTTATGGCTTTTGCTGCCATGCTCGATGCTCGTTTCTCGTCTATGAGTACATGGAAAGGGGAAGCTTGGCAAGTATCCTAAGCAATGATGAAGGAGCTGCACAGTTGGACTGGACTCTAAGGGTGAAGATtattaaaggtgtggcccatgctTTATCTTACATGCACCATGATTGCACCCTGCCAATTGTCCATCGAGACCTATCAAGCAACAACGTTCTGCTGAATTCAGAACTTGAGGCTAGTGTTTCTGATTTTGGCACTGCACGATTGCTGATACCTGATTCGTCCAATTGGACTATGCTTGCAGGCACTTATGGATACATCGCTCCTGGTTAGTCACTAATATATTCTCAACACTGAATAGTTTTATCATAAATTAGcctttatttttcttaatattttctattttttgttgaaattatttaCTATAAAATTTGTGCATTAGTTACCACACTATTGTCAAATGGGGCAATATTCTAAGGCAACTGGAATatgagaaaattcatatttgaaaATCTTAAGAAACTTTCACCACATTTTATTAGCTATTAAATTTCTGGCATTGACCATTTTTAACTGTACATTTGTTGGCCACCAATTGGTTGGATAGAATCCTTCCATAAGTGTTATTTCTGAGATCTTCTCTACCTACAACATGGATCATGTTTCCAGATGTTCTGGATTGATTTACATGCATACCAAGTTTAGATGGATGAGCAATGGGTAGTTAATAAATGATTGAAAAAGCTCGTGTCTTCCAGCTAAATCTCAGTTACCCACtatgcttttatcatactgagtaaacttagttgagCCACTGTGACtgttccacaccttccatctgtttttccggcTAAATTTAGGGGTTAAgcacaaaattgaagtatatccaaagctcaagtggaccattccacaggaaacaatgtggaataatgatttccactgttgaaaccttcctaaggtccacagtgatttttatttgtcatccaacctgttcataatatcacaaagacatggatgaagagaaaacacaaacatcagtttgATAAAAAAATTCTGTGGCCTCCATGCCTAATTAATGGGTGGACGATCCCGACTTCCTAGCCAGATCATCAGAAAATTTGGCCCATGTAATGCTCGTCGCTTGGCACATGCTCAGCTTGTAGAGATGCCTTGGGACCAGCAAGCACAAAAGCCTGGAAGATTTGAAACCTAGATTAAGAAACCTAGTTTAGTTTGATGTATGGATTAGattttatctattgatgattagcaAAGAATAAAGACTACAATTGAACAATCTTCTATCATGTAGAGCTTGCCTATACAATGAGGGTGACTGAGAAATGCGACGTCTATAGCTTTGGTGTTGTGGCACTTGAAGTGATGATTGGAAGGCATCCTGGGCAACTCATCTCCTCCTTGTCATCACCAAATAGAGATGATCCACTGCTAAAGGATATGTTGGACCAACGTCTCTCCAATCCGACGGCGGAGGTTGCACACGAAGTCATATTTGCAGTGTCCATGGCCCTTGCATGCATTCGGCCGGATCCTGACTCTCGGCCAACCATGCACCATGTGGCCCAGGAGCTATCTGTTGGTGGGCCTTCTTTCTCTCTAGAGCCatttcatgcacttacatttcgTCAACTGATGGATCTAAAGGTATAATTGGGTGTATGAAAATCAACGAGGTTGTGGGCATGTAGTGGCAAGAACATTATTGCCGTGTGTGTCTATTGTATGAAAATAATCAAACGGAGGTGTTTTTCTTGTTATGATGTGTACACAGTTCAGTGTGTGGATTCGATGTTTACATAGAATATATATTTCTGGAATTGGTGATAAAAACCAAAATGTAATAAAAGTAGGATGAAAGAATAAAGATGTTTTCTTGTTTGATGGTTATCTTCTAACCCAAGGTTTTTATGCCCAAGAAGTTAACTTCTAGGGATTGTAATCCTTTTCTGTGAaacctttaatatggatggttgagattgttttcAAAAGATAGGTCCAACGAGAAATGCCtattgcttatatatatatatatatatatatatatatatatatatatatatatatatatatatatagagagagagagagagagagagagagagagagagagagagagagagagagagagagagcacataaataggtgggcccattataatatttatgagaaatccaccaaattcattcattttttctagTCATGTTAGGACGTTGTTAAAATAATGAGGCATATCTATAATTCAACCGGGCCATACAACAAGAAAATGTGAGAAGTTAtatacctactgttgaaaccttcctaagtctACCATTATTCTTATATGTCATCTATACTGTTTACAGGGTCATtcttactaggatgaactgaaaatacaaaaatattagctcaatccaaaacttttgtaacccaccaATGTTCACCAGCAGACATCCATTCTTCACTATTTCTTGTTGTGAAGCCTATGTGATTTTCGGATCTGCCCCACTTTTTATCTCATTCCCTAACATGAAATAAAAtaacagatggacaatgtggatttctcacaacatgaTAGTGGGCCCTAACTAACTTTATATCACATTAAGCTTCCTCGAGAAGTTGTTGCATCTTCCCGTGCATTTTTAATGTTTATCATCCAACGGCTCAAGCCAAGACATGACTCGACCATATGTTATGGTTCTATGcgcgaccttatagtaccatttcccatatatatatatatatatatatgctcacaaTTTGACAAAGAACACGTGAAAACATTTTTAAAACCTATCTCCCGTGATATGAGTTCAAGTCTAAACTATCCATGTGATGCATCACCCCATGAAACTCCTGGAACTTTTACCCTAacccaaaactttggtggacaatggaaaaatgaaaaaatttccCCTTGATTTACCTTTCTTTTATCATGGTCCACCAAAGtattggatcaaagtaaaagttggacCATAGGATTTCATGggtccgcatcacatggacaatTCAGATCTTACACTCATATCACAGgagatgagttcttaaaaagttctcatgagttctcatgagaacgGTGGGCGATGAGAGGTATGCTCACTCGCACACCTATGCATGCGCACAcctttgtacatgtgtcatgggcatctaatccaacagcccatgtgatgtggaatcccatgaaaccccaagggacaaattttcaccccgatctaaaattCGTGAGCCATaccaaagagaaatgaaaatcaaggaaactattttcatttttcatgacccaccaaagttttcaatcaaagtaaaatttggacctggggggtttcatgaggtgttgcttcacgtggaccgttcagttGGAATATCATAGATGAGACTTGCTTCTAACCTAGGTTTATGAGaatttctctttattgagtttcGAGAAATGCCTTTCTCGGGATTCTTTATTAGTATTCTTTATCACGTGTACTTTAGACAAGGAATttccatttttcatctttttatcGCGATTGTGGGATTCTTTCTCAATTCAAGATGTTTTtgaatttgttccagtgtgtagtcttTAGTCTTATataacaacttctttctatagtcatTCCACATCGATGGCAATTTAGCGATAATAGCCCCGACTTGAATgactcaggaagatcaattttaatAGCCTTGATTTTATTCACTATTAGTTTCAATTCTTAGATTTGAAGTTAGAGGGTTTGTTATCTACCGTGTTATAGTCAAAGTACCTGGCTATCGATTGGTATCTTCTTCTTCAGCTTTGTATTTGAACTCCAGAGAGGTCCAAATTTCTTTTGTGGATGATGATCAAACCAAAATTGACAAACAGAAAAGATCAAGGAAATGAGGGCTTCATTTTGCATGTGTGCACAAGGGAGGGCATTCATAGTGCCTAATCAAGTTTCAAAGTTATTATAACCAGATTGGATGGGGCTTGACCTAGAGCATCCACATATAGGCGTTGAAATATGGACTTGTATTTTATAGCTCAACATTATGGACTGTTAAGGATCTCCAATCAGTGAGATTTCTCTCATTTGTCCCATCTACGTGGAACCCTTTAGATGATCAGCCAGGATTGCAGTGGTCTCCCTCCCTAGTATTTCTCTTAGATATTCCAAAATGTAATCCCAGTTGCAATTCACTCCTAAAAGTTGACAGTTTATCAGCCTCGTAATCTTGCTTCGCAGCGTTTGTCTATCCCCATCAACACCAAAGAAAGCAGATGGTGaattttctggaaaaaaaaaaaaaaaaaaaaactttgtttGAAAAGCATCAATGAGGCATTCTCTGCAagccatcttctctctctctctctctctctctctctctctctctctctctctctccctttttactTCTCTTCCACCCATCTGATGGCAAAGTGCCCCCTAAGAACGGATGGAAGGCCTGGATGTAGAGTAGataatcaaggtaggccccacggtaagggccacacctaatccgctcccttaaaCTCGAAAATTCTACTCAGGCAGGCCACATCATATAACGGCTAAAAAATTATAGCCGTCTGTTTGTCTTTATACACTGCAGTCCACCGGAGGAGTGAAAcaagatggcccacctgatggaatgcTCGGATCTTTCACATTTGCAACATTGGCATGTGCCCTTGTGCATGTATAACCCAGCCCGTGAAAGGGCCCACCCAAGTTAATATGGCATCAGTAGggaagatccaatccgtccataaggtgagCCCACCGTAGATTTCCTTTACTGCCATCTTTTTATCGCGGTGCCCTCATCGGATGGCCCGCAACGTACAAAACAAGCAGACGGCATTTTCAGCCGTTCATTATTTCATTCATTGTGGATTACCGGACTAGGCCTAATTTTTGCATCAGGGATCtcaaagtgaggcccacctgatggacgtcaTGGATCTTGCAAACTCATGCTATAAAATAACTTTACCAAATATCCGCAACCCTAATACAATGATCCAGCTGTGAAATTGTTCATTAGGTTCTGGCTTTAGATTTGTGGGGCCAATagtccagtgatccaaaccgttcatatgatgggaCTTGCCCATGGACTAAATTTTTAATTGGAAAATCACATCCGTAGAATATTTAGCTTTTTAATGTTTTATCAGTTCTTTAACTTCTTTGTGGGCCACCAATTCAAAGGTTTGGGATTTTTCTATCTCGGATATTTTTCGTGCACCATCCGCGGTGGTGTCcgtaatatcaacggtttggatctgtAAAAAAATGGGTCCATAAGGCTAAAGGAAGAgattagaaatttaaaataacCTTTTGTTTGTAAAATAAAACCAGGAAGCTTGGTAATGCAGATAACTGAGCCAGCAGGAAGCTTTATGTCATCCCTAGCCTCTCCTAAAACCCTGCACATTCCATGCCACGTAATCATCATaccatgtatgtatgcatgcatgcatgtgtatgtatgcatgcatgtacatatgTATCTAGGTATGTATATTTGCATGCATGTATCCATACATATGCATGTTGTAAGTATCATGCATCTGCATATGTAttttgtatgtatatatgtatgcatgcatatatCTGTGCATGTATGCAATTAGGAGAATGATCCCATGATATGTACGTAGAATctaaaccgtgcatctggtgcaACTCTTCATTTTCACGTTACATTTAAagaatcatcctgatacaaaattcagatgggccacaccaaagggagaGAAGTATGATCACATTTAAAACATATATCTTcacgtgttgtggcccacctgactttttgAATGGCCTATTTTTCGTGCATCCCTTCAACCTTGCATTTAAACACCCGGCCGGATCCAACATTCCATGTGGAAGTTTCTATAGTGGGTCCCCCATCGttcagtggtccacctgagtcaaGGGATCGGGCTGGATTGTTCATCAGACGGACCACGCTTGTGTGATGAAATGGACGGTTTGTACGATGAAGTATCTATATTTAACATACACACGTGACCCACCTAATCAACGGTCTGCcttgattttcaggccatgcAGCATAAAAAGTAGTAACAACCTATTGAACAGTCCTGATCTTACAGATGCCACGGTGGCTCGTATGCTGATGGTAAGATTCTGATTGCGACTGTCACGTCTGGCCATACACCCCTTCTGggaagcggatttcctgccaaagcctttcacaggaagttcctgcgctgtgaACCCATGTGGGGCCGAccgtggtgtttgtgagaaatccaccctgtccatccgttttgtgagctcatcagACACACCATAGAGAACAGTTGTGATGTGGACGGTCACCATTGCGACCTTCCAGATTGTATGGAGCCAAACTAGGTTTTGTATATGCCTTCCAATCCATTTAGAAGATATGTCCCATCAGGATGTGtggacaccccaaaaattaggccactccaagaccccacatttgGTCAGGTTGGgactgacagt
Coding sequences:
- the LOC131257914 gene encoding probable leucine-rich repeat receptor-like protein kinase At1g35710 — its product is MNLNRLVLSDNILTGSIPSTLGNLSKLSILYLHQNRISGSIPPQIGNLKDLVELSLFQNNLTGPIPPALGNLRNLTGLLLYRNQISGSIPPQFGNLMNLKILDLSINSLTGSIPSTLGNLTKLTLLYLSQNQISGSIPPELGNLMSLNEVSLYQNNLTGLIPPALGNLRNLTLLFLYSNQISGSIPPQFGNLMNLDKLDLSNNGLTGSIPSTLGNLTKLTLLSLFRNQISGSIPLQFENLMNLHGLDLSINLLTGYIPSTLGNLTKLTELSLIDCQLSGSLPQEMTNMTNLSKLYLSGNSLSGYLPQLCQGGSLQFFSAVGNHFTGEIPKSIRNCTSLIRVRLNGNRLAANVSEVFGVYPHLIFMDISDNMLFGELSPNWGECRNLTKLQLSGNMITGRIPPEIGQLTQLSVLGLSSNQLVGEIPKEFERLTSLFNLTLNENQFSGQIPQEIGKLSNLEVLDLSMNHLSGPIPPQLGDCFKLQYLKLSENILNGSIPFQIGNLVYLQGLLDLSHNSLNGQISPQLTKLIRLEKLNLSHNMLSNSIPSSFEGMFSLQSIDFSFNALEGPLPNSKSFQKAPAKAFINNKGLCGEVQGLRPCNASSISHGDAMKGHRVVILIILPVSVALFLLFVIIGISSIYYQRRRNIKKGVLERSSGNPFSIWNYDGIAVFEDIVEATEGFDDKYCIGIGGYGKVYKANLPVGQVVAVKKLHPLEGGDQSDQRSFRNEIQALTEIRHRNIVKLYGFCCHARCSFLVYEYMERGSLASILSNDEGAAQLDWTLRVKIIKGVAHALSYMHHDCTLPIVHRDLSSNNVLLNSELEASVSDFGTARLLIPDSSNWTMLAGTYGYIAPELAYTMRVTEKCDVYSFGVVALEVMIGRHPGQLISSLSSPNRDDPLLKDMLDQRLSNPTAEVAHEVIFAVSMALACIRPDPDSRPTMHHVAQELSVGGPSFSLEPFHALTFRQLMDLKV